From Phalacrocorax carbo chromosome 8, bPhaCar2.1, whole genome shotgun sequence, a single genomic window includes:
- the SHROOM1 gene encoding protein Shroom1 — protein sequence MASSGNDIERWTHRQGGGTGELVEPVTSPENGNRLSPVKAIGSVDHLLHLPGRVDSAYSSFSGGSNVPEYPTPSCYGENCCLPPEQVSYMDSEYVRGIYNLSGANSDLRYPQPYKAPDLSIHNNSNGTSLAEGCGSTPIRGTLNQGPLPLAAPLPSPPTRLDSYKVTKHLENSRGRCSSGGRSDCSVQPAPCVQDSHPAGRDVPWGQRRDEIAERDVVAARRKTLENKGLSSSDATNEVFISKIQGLKPEENGEWSPSQQPVKRSNPHIFSRPSSFIFQEYLKTDSVANVPKILSAYNSPHAYKIPEEMNSRSYHPVLTDPRAVNDTQEGKQYPCSVRKPTFREADLQSAVPDPSRQCPLRAELHSDLDQDVFEEGCDLKYMENAFLIKNASRKLNSCTDENQCFDSEGKTGSGVREPLLNQRAKMQGSPLSCSYDTGEAEHPRCEESDQGNKQCYDNTNQMSFFRPKEDFIPPFLHEVKKEKQANTSSPDPSTHLEEGEPPVQKYQPEFQKQLLGPLQDDLASEQITRQTTPMLYYLSGGKTTNILHHHKLAQCQEDVRSLPKEFPASSYSASARRLEAQRESNQLQRPDHHHQCSADDLLETDDLVLGSPASSTDESFQNDYREKLKVAQRKVLRETSFKRKDLQMSLPIRLRQKPSKRPSIEHLRSFSLSSASEDAKPVPCSSSHRESLGSFNRDEEMKRPQTGRIGGRKRVTKEQKKLCYSEPEKLDQLEEKETSWSQARDEITEQDIMAARRKTLENRGRALSSSSVSKTELKQIQQTALMEYMERKINQRPGSSQHLPLHKPPLQKRLSHPKWPPGKVSNPNGSRTVQTSENFCHAFSKGKSPNVFPPLAFVPPLSVTGRCDPSSDAAGTATLKHEPSPSEADGSCTGKCASAESLPQADAPASGRARERSKSTPPSTQGAYGCAGAAAAPSRRCESCLGPPSFRDPEKDGCENHEYKDNNITGRACCQDMKEPTPETSIPAPRSGSKEDAMGEEECRTRSLNGNALMKRPEQQPAASPERVTYHHAALAQPPQGDKNTAKGVTAKETPVPDSQGDALPGREADLPSRRLQSPEDRRYEELAMEIVAKDNSLVDILMPHPVRKTALDLMEGLFPVNISMLDKSHRKKDVQPAQENGSRKSSQDATEDCPVSEHDARQRSEDPASEGNQVQNRSRDSTNDLDDITSKKLELISGLRSKLQTLWEERELILSEARECAERGEELEAMVQDVCKPNEFERYMMFIGDLEKVVSLLLCLSSRLARVQNAMRRIDGNTDAEEKQSLNERHKLLSRQREDAKDLKENLDRRERVVSGILAKYLTDRQLQDYRRFVQDKTSLLIEQKDLEEQIKFFEEQLETLEKSIPL from the exons ATGGCTTCATCCGGGAATGACATAGAAAGATGGACTCACAGGCAAGGTGGTGGAACTGGAGAGCTGGTAGAGCCTGTGACCTCTCCTGAAAATGGTAATCGTCTTTCACCAGTGAAGGCGATCGGCAGTGTAGATCATCTCTTGCACCTCCCCGGAAGAGTAGACTCTGCTTACAGCTCTTTCTCAGGGGGATCAAATGTTCCAGAGTATCCCACACCATCGTGCTACGGTGAAAACTGCTGTTTGCCTCCAGAGCAGGTATCGTACATGGACTCGGAATATGTAAGAGGTATTTATAACCTCAGTGGGGCAAACTCTGACCTCAGATACCCGCAGCCGTACAAGGCACCAGACTTGAGCATCCATAATAACTCTAACGGCACCAGTCTCGCTGAAGGCTGTGGAAGCACTCCTATCCGAGGGACTTTAAATCAGGGACCGCTGCCTCTGGCTGCacctctgccttctcctcccacGCGACTCGATAGCTATAAAGTCACTAAACACCTTGAAAACTCAAGAGGGAGATGCAGCTCTGGAGGTCGCAGTGACTGCAGCGTGCAGCCAGCTCCTTGCGTGCAGGACAGTCACCCAGCAGGTAGGGATGTACCCTGGGGTCAACGCAGGGACGAAATTGCTGAGCGAGATGTAGTGGCTGCTAGGAGAAAGACTCTGGAAAACAAGGGCCTTTCTTCTTCTGATGCTACAAATGAGGTATTTATATCAAAAATTCAGGGGTTAAAGCCGGAGGAAAACGGAGAGTGGAGCCCATCCCAACAACCTGTAAAGAGAAGCAACCCACATATTTTCAGCAGACCTTCTTCATTCATTTTTCAAGAATATTTAAAGACTGACTCTGTGGCTAATGTCCCTAAAATACTTTCTGCTTATAATTCACCTCACGCTTATAAGATTCCTGAAGAGATGAACTCCAGGTCCTATCACCCAGTGCTTACCGACCCCCGCGCTGTTAATGATACACAAGAAGGCAAACAGTATCCCTGCAGCGTACGTAAGCCAACCTTCAGAGAAGCAGACCTGCAAAGCGCAGTGCCAGACCCAAGCCGACAGTGCCCACTCCGTGCTGAGCTGCATTCAGACTTGGATCAGGATGTGTTTGAGGAGGGTTGTGACTTAAAATATATGGAGAAtgcttttctaattaaaaatgctTCCAGGAAGCTGAACAGTTGTACAGATGAAAATCAGTGCTTTGACTCTGAAGGAAAAACTGGGAGCGGTGTTAGGGAGCCGCTCCTGAACCAGCGAGCCAAAATGCAGGGATCACCACTGTCCTGCAGCTATGACACTGGAGAAGCGGAGCACCCTCGCTGTGAGGAGTCGGATCAAGGAAATAAGCAATGCTACGATAATACTAACCAAATGTCGTTTTTTAGGCCAAAGGAAGATTTCATACCTCCATTTTTACATGaagtcaagaaagaaaaacaggctaATACCAGCAGTCCTGACCCCAGCACACATCTAGAAGAAGGGGAACCTCCTGTTCAGAAATATCAACCTGAATTTCAGAAACAGCTCTTAGGGCCGCTTCAGGATGATCTTGCCAGTGAACAAATAACCAGGCAGACGACTCCCATGCTTTACTATCTTTCTGGGGGGAAAACCACCAATATCCTGCACCATCACAAGCTCGCCCAATGTCAAGAGGACGTGAGGAGCTTACCAAAGGAATTCCCAGCAAGCAGCTACTCTGCCTCAGCGCGACGTCTAGAGGCACAAAGGGAAAGCAATCAGCTTCAAAGGCCTGACCACCACCATCAGTGCAGTGCTGATGATCTGCTCGAGACCGACGATCTCGTCCTCGGGAGTCCTGCTTCATCCACGGATGAGAGTTTCCAGAACGACTATAGAGAGAAACTTAAAGTGGCTCAGAGAAAGGTTCTGAGAGaaacctcctttaaaagaaaagacttACAGATGAGTTTGCCCATTAGACTCCGACAGAAACCCTCTAAAAGGCCTTCAATTGAACACCTGAGGTCTTTCTCGTTATCCAGTGCAAGTGAGGATGCCAAACCTGTTCCTTGTTCCTCTTCTCATCGAGAATCCTTGGGGAGTTTCAATAGGGATGAAGAAATGAAGAGGCCACAAACAGGTCGAATcgggggaaggaagagggtaACAAAGGAGCAAAAGAAACTGTGTTATTCTGAACCTGAGAAACTCGATCAGCTGGAAGAGAAGGAGACATCGTGGAGTCAAGCAAGGGATGAAATCACTGAGCAAGACATAATGGCGGCTAGGAGGAAGACTCTGGAAAACAGGGGGAGGGCACTTTCCAGCTCAAGTGTCTCCAAGACAGAGCTGAAACAAATCCAGCAGACTGCACTTATGGAATACATGGAACGAAAGATTAATCAAAGACCAGGTAGTTCACAACACCTCCCGCTGCATAAGCCGCCCCTGCAGAAGAGGCTGTCGCATCCCAAATGGCCTCCTGGCAAGGTTTCCAATCCAAACGGCAGCAGGACGGTGCAAACCAGTGAGAATTTCTGCCACGCTTTCTCTAAAGGAAAATCGCCCAATGTTTTTCCACCTTTGGCTTTTGTTCCCCCGCTGAGCGTGACCGGCAGGTGCGATCCCAGCTCTGATGCCGCTGGTACAGCCACCCTGAAGCACGAGCCCTCTCCCAGCGAAGCGGACGGGAGCTGCACCGGCAAGTGTGCGTCAGCGGAAAGTCTCCCGCAGGCAGATGCTCCTGCATCTGGGAGAGCTCGCGAGAGATCGAAATCGACTCCTCCTTCCACACAG GGCGCTTACGGATGTGCCGGCGCTGCAGCGGCGCCGTCTCGGCGTTGCGAGAGCTGTCTCGGCCCACCCAG TTTCCGCGATCCTGAGAAAGATGGATGTGAGAATCACGAATATAAAGACAATAACATAACTGGACGTGCCTGTTGTCAGGACATGAAGGAGCCGACTCCCGAAACCTCTATTCCTGCCCCAAGAAGCGGAAGCAAGGAAGATGCTATGGGGGAGGAGGAATGCAGAACTAGATCTCTGAACGGCAACGCTTTGATGAAGCGTCCAGAGCAGCAGCCCGCAGCTTCTCCAGAGCGAGTAACGTACCACCACGCGGCGTTAGCTCAGCCTCCCCAAGGAGACAAAAATACAGCCAAAGGTGTAACTGCAAAGGAAACACCCGTGCCCGATAGCCAAGGTGATGCTCTCCCTGGGAGAGAGGCAGATCTGCccagcaggaggctgcagtCTCCCGAAGACCGGCGATACGAAGAACTTGCTATGGAGATCGTTGCCAAAGACAATTCCCTGGTTGATATTCTCATGCCTCATCCTGTTAGAAAAACCGCTCTAGACCTGATGGAGGGTCTTTTTCCTGTTAACATTTCCATGCTGGAtaaatcacacagaaaaaaagacgTACAGCCTGCGCAGGAGAATGG tAGCAGGAAAAGTAGTCAAGATGCAACAGAAGACTGTCCTGTATCTGAACACGATGCCAGGCAGAGGAGCGAAGACCCTGCCTCTGAGGGAAACCAAGTCCAGAATAGGAGCAGAGACAGCACAAATGACCTAGATGACATCACGTCCAAGAAA CTGGAACTCATCTCTGGCCTCCGGTCAAAGCTGCAGACCctgtgggaggagagggagctCATCCTCTCTGAAGCCAGGGAGTGTGCCGAGCGAGGCGAGGAGCTGGAGGCAATGGTGCAGGACGTCTGCAAGCCCAATGAGTTTGAGCGCTACATGATGTTCATCGGTGACCTGGAGAAGGTTGTgagcctcttgctctgcttgtCCAGCCGCCTTGCCCGAGTCCAAAATGCCATGAGGAGGATCGATGGCAATACAGATGCTGAGGAGAAG CAATCGCTGAACGAACGGCACAAGCTCTTGTCTCGGCAGCGGGAAGATGCAAAAGACCTGAAAGAGAATCTAGATCGCAGAGAAAGGGTGGTCTCTGGTATCCTTGCCAAATACCTGACTGATCGGCAGCTCCAGGACTACCGACGCTTTGTTCAAGACAAGACCTCCTTGCTGATTGAACAGAAGGACCTCGAAGAGCAGATTAAGTTTTTTGAAGAACAACTAGAAACTCTTGAGAAAAGCATCCCCCTCTAA
- the SOWAHA gene encoding ankyrin repeat domain-containing protein SOWAHA has product MAELDISPAAVLGFLRERGGRVRRAELVSAFRPLLEAGGDAAERLKEAVNAVAVMKDRDGAKFVVLRRELRTDPPPGAALVPGDGGGGPPDPVAIPDPDPDPVPVAIPDPDPIPDADPDPDPDGWLSPSPPEELPLSRPVSELRGRFQGGGGGVPLPASTGGSRREPAPKPCMLPVRCVPTAAAAATPGPPEEPGSPLSPPPEEEAGSRSPGPQRVARNHRPSEETAVVPLEEAEHQWLVMAAGGQWTQQLYGLLLEDASLAARRDFISGFTALHWAAKSGNCAMVKSIIQEAEKNGICVNVDARSHSGYTALHLAAIHGQEKTITLLVNSYHAKTDLRDYSGKKPHQYLKEGTSSMVRRLLGDPSLLHNMEPSMHIKKNTKIAASILSSTSTFLGVISDDMAFCDLTKGLRKPSSLNKLLAATTGPRKKPKTRGGFPSYSSLSEVREEEEEEVVVKRRPISELFFGH; this is encoded by the coding sequence ATGGCGGAGCTCGACATCAGCCCGGCGGCCGTGCTGGGCTTCCTGCgggagcgcggcgggcgggTGCGCAGGGCCGAGCTGGTGAGCGCCTTTCGGCCGCTGCTGGAGGCCGGCGGGGACGCGGCGGAGCGGCTGAAGGAGGCGGTGAACGCCGTGGCGGTGATGAAGGACCGCGACGGCGCCAAGTTCGTCGTCCTGCGGCGGGAGCTGCGAACCGACCCGCCGCCAGGAGCCGCGCTGGTGCCGGGGGACGGTGGCGGCGGCCCCCCCGACCCTGTCGCGATCCCTGACCCCGATCCCGACCCCGTCCCGGTCGCGATCCCCGATCCCGACCCCATCCCGGACGCCGACCCCGACCCCGACCCCGACGGCTGGCTCTCGCCGTCGCCCCCCGAGGAGCTGCCGCTGTCGCGGCCCGTCTCCGAGCTTCGGGGCCGCTTccagggcggcggcggcggggtgcCCCTGCCCGCCAGCAccggggggtcccggcgggAGCCGGCCCCCAAGCCCTGCATGCTGCCGGTGCGCTGCGTGCcgaccgccgccgccgccgccaccccggGGCCGCCCGAGGAGCCGGGGTCCCCCTTGTCACCCCCGCCGGAGGAGGAGGCCGGGTCCCGCTCGCCTGGCCCGCAGCGGGTGGCCAGGAACCATCGGCCCAGCGAGGAGACGGCGGTGGTGCCCCTGGAGGAGGCCGAGCACCAGTGGCTGGTGATGGCGGCCGGCGGGCAATGGACCCAGCAGCTCTACGGGCTGCTGCTAGAAGACGCCAGCTTGGCGGCCCGGAGGGACTTCATCTCGGGCTTCACCGCCTTGCACTGGGCTGCCAAGAGCGGTAACTGTGCCATGGTGAAAAGTATCATCCAAGAGGCCGAGAAGAACGGGATCTGCGTCAACGTGGACGCCAGGTCGCACAGCGGCTACACGGCGCTCCACCTGGCCGCCATACACGGCCAGGAGAAGACTATCACCCTGCTGGTCAACAGCTACCACGCCAAGACCGACCTGAGGGACTACAGTGGGAAGAAGCCACACCAGTACTTAAAGGAAGGGACCTCCTCTATGGTCAGGCGCTTGCTGGGGGACCCCAGCCTTCTCCACAACATGGAGCCCTCCATGCACATCAAGAAGAACACAAAGATTGCGGCTTCAATCTTGAGCTCCACTAGCACTTTCCTGGGGGTCATATCCGATGACATGGCTTTCTGCGATCTCACCAAAGGTTTAAGGAAGCCCTCATCCTTAAACAAGCTCCTGGCTGCCACTACAGGCCCGAGGAAGAAGCCAAAGACCAGAGGGGGCTTCCCTTCATATTCCTCCCTCTCTGAGgtaagagaggaggaggaggaggaagtcgTCGTGAAACGCAGACCCATTTCTGAGCTGTTCTTTGGCCACTAG